Within the Candidatus Saccharibacteria bacterium oral taxon 488 genome, the region AGCTTGACCCAGATTCGGCTGAGGGCAGCGATTTTTGCCGGACATACGACATCGTTGAATACCCGACTGTTATCGCGCTGAGCGCTGATAGCCAGATGCAGAACATGTGGCGCGGATTACCGCTACCGACGATTAGTGAGGTGAGTTTTTATGTTTGACATGCTGCGTAAGTGGCTCTCGAACAAAGATTCAAAACGCCGGCAGTTCGCAGCATTAGCGCTGCTGCTCGGCAGCAGTTTGGGTTTGTTGGCCTCATTTGTACTGTCGATCGAGGCGCTGACGCTTGCTAAAAATTCGCATGCTGCATTGAACTGCGACTTGAATTCGGTGATAAGCTGTTCGGCGGTGGCAAACCATTGGTCGGCGACACTACTCGGCTTTCCTAATAGTTTTATTGGTATGATGACGCTGCCGGTGATGGTGACAATTGCGGTGGCGCTGCTAGCGGGCACGAAGTTTCCGAAGTGGTTTATGTGGGGCGCGCAGCTTGGCGCGGTGGCGGGCCTTCTGTTTGCTGGTTGGATGTTTTATATGAGTTATGTTGAGATTGGTGCGTTGTGTCCGTGGTGTTTGACGCTGGATGCGGGTATGCTGCTGGTCTGTTACGGACTGACTAGATATAATGTGGTGACTAGGATGGTTGGCGGTAGGCGTATGAGAAAATTTGTCGACCGGGGATTTGACACGTTCCTGTTGGCGCTAGTGACCGTTGTGATCGTTGTTGTTATTTTAGCAACATTTGGGCGTGAGCTATTTGCATAAATTAAGAGTAGGCGTATTGAATAATGGAGCTGGTATCCGTATACTGGGCATATGAAGAAAAATTTTCTCATTAGAGCGTTTTTGGGTGTTACCATTGTGTCGCTCGGCGGGATTTTGCTGCTGCGGAATCTCGGAGTTATTACCTTTAATAGCTGGCCCCTGTTTTGGGGTGCTTTTTGGGCCTTTGCTGGCTTATTGATACTATTATTCAGTTATCGCAGACCGATAGACTGGGTGTGGGGGCTGTTATTGATAGCTGTTGGCGTGTTGATCGGGCTGAGTGCTTATGGTGTAATTAATATTGGTACGTGGAAATCATTCTGGCCGGTAATACTGATTGCTATTGGTTTGTCGGTCGTGTTTGGTATTGGTTCAGGCCGTCGGCAGCCTAAAAAGCGGGTGGCTGATGATGGTGATAGTGAAAAAGTTGCAATTTTTTACGGTGAAGAATCGCGGGTGAAAGGCGATTATACTGGCGGCTCGGTGACAGCGGTATTTGGCGGCGTAGATTTGGATTTGCGCCAGGCGAAGATCAAGGATGGTGCAGTCATCGACGTCTTTACCTTTTGTGGCGGCGCCAGTATTAGTTTGCCTGACGACGTGATTGTCAAAAATGAGGTGCGTGGTGTTTTGGGTGGCAGTGAGAATAAAACTGCGCCGAAGTCTTCCGCCAAAAAGACGATCTACCTAAAGGGTGAATGCGTCTTGGGTGGTCTGGAAATTAAATAATCTCTTGGGATTTTAGTAAAAACGCGCTACAATTGTCGTAGGGCGTTTTTGCGTGTGCTGGGTAGTAGTCTTGGCGACATTAGCGCGAAATGAGCGGCTATCAACCGCGAAGCCTGCGGGAAGAAATTGGCTTTTTATCAGCTGAGATTAGACCCCGCCGCGACTCGCTGCGACAAAGTGACGATTGAGCGCTAAAAGAGTGCGTGGATGCCGGTCAACTCGGCAAAACCCACGGAAGAATCACTTCTTTTGGAATCGAGATGGTACCGTCCGCTTGAAACACCTCCAGCGGATTCTCGAAGTCAGAAGAGGTGATTTTATTTTATATAAGGAGTAGTATGCCGATACCAGCCTACAAGTCAGCCTTGCAGCACGCCATTCGCCACGAGTGTGCGGCGCTGTGGCCACTGCTCGAGGCAGCCGCTCCCTGGGCGGATGAGCTGGTGATTCCGGGGCAGATAAAAGGCACGATGATGAATCCTCACCAGCTAGCCAGCTATCTACTGGGGTGGGCTACCACGGTGCTAGAGTGGGGTAGTGCATATCATCAGACTCATACGGTGCCGACGATTATTACCACTGGCTATGGTGCGGTAGCGCAAAAGTTCTATATGCAATATGCTGATATAGCGTATAGTGCCGTACTGACAAAGCTTGATGAAACGGTGGCAGCGATTGACCAACTGATCGAGCAGACATCAGAAGACGACCTCTACCGCGTCGTATGGTATCGGACGAAGACGAGCGGACGAGAGTATACTATGGCACGGATAATTGAGCTCAACACAGTCGCGCCATTGCGAAATGCACACGGTAGGTTGCGCAAGGCTATGGAGGAGAGAGGATGAGCATGCAACAAAACGCAGCTTTGCCTAAAAGAATCATTACGTTATGTGGATCGATTAAATTCATTGATGTAATGACGAGCGTGGCTGAGCAATTGGAGCTGGCTGGTTTTGAAGTGTTGCGACCGGTGGCGTCTGGTGAGCCGGAATTTACGGTGGATGTTGAGCGTGCGAAAGCGATCCGTCATCGTTTAATTAAACAACATTTGGCAAAAATCGATCAGTCGGTGGCAGTTTTGGTAGTTAATCCACCAAAAAATCAAGTTGATAATTATATTGGTGTGAGTACGCTGGGTGAGATGATGTATGCGTTTGGTACAAATAAGCCGATTTTTATCTTGAATCAGTTACCAACGGAACTTGATTACGCAGTGGATTTAGCGGCGCTAGAGCCGATCGAATTAAACGGTGATTTAACGAAAATAACAACTAATTTGGGGGCTTGCCGTGGCTAGTTCTCAAGCATTTATCGAATATTTCAAAGAGCAATTGACGGCGAGTGGCGCTGGTGAGATTTATTGTCGTAAAATGTTTGGTGATTATGGTGTTTATTGCGACGGTGTATTTTTTGCGTTGGTTTGTGACGATACCTTTTTTATTAAAATAACAGAAGCTGGCAAGGTGATTTTGGGTAAAAATTATTCGACTGGACTAGCTTATAGTGGCGCCAAAATGCCGATGTTTAAAATTGATGATTTTGAAGATTATGATTTAATGCGCCAATTAATTCAAGTAACTTGTGCCGAGTTAATAAAGAAAGGTAAGGGCAAAAAATGAAGCAAGAAATAATTTCACAAGATCCAGATCTAAAGGTGTCAGTCCTAAAAACCTCCTTTGTCTATCGGAATCAGGTAATTCAAGCAGAATGGTTTGATGTTGACGACAAGACAGTGATTCCCGATTTACCATGGCAACAGATTTATGTGATTGGTGATCTTGATGGCAAGGTACCGTTGGTTTATTACGCACATGGTAGGGAAAATTTACCTGGTGGGCATACTGAGCCAGGCGAAACCCTCGAACAAACATTATGTCGTGAAGTACAAGAAGAGCTAAATGTGCGAGTGGCTGAGTGGAGACCGATTGGTTATCAAGTTTTAACCAATCCTGACGGTAGAATAGATCATCAATTTCGGGCAGTGGCGAAGCTTGAGAAGTTAGGTGAATTTGCAGGTGATGTCGGTGGCTCGGTGATTGGCTATCGCTTGGTGGATATCGATGAAGTGAATCAACGGATTGGTTATGGTGATATTGGGGAGCGTATGATAGCACGCGCAAAGAACATACTAAAATCAATGGTGATTGTGCGTGACAGGATATTTAAAAAGAATATAAAAGGTTAAATAAAGGAGATAATATGAAATTCAAACACGGCACTCGCCGCCGAGCGGCAGAATATGAAAAAGATTGGGTGCAGCACTGGAAGGACGACGATACATTCAATAAATCGGTTGAAAATCGGCCAGCTAATAATTCCTGGGTGTTTTATGACGGACCACCGTTTTTGACTGGTACGCCGCATCATGGGCATTTGTTGGTGAGCACTGTTAAGGACACGATGGGTCGCTTCCATACCATGAAGGGTCAGCGAGTTGAGCGCCGCTGGGGCTGGGATTGTCATGGACTACCAGCTGAGGTGTACGTTGAGAAAACGCTGGGAATTTCTAATAAAAAAGAAATTGGCGCGAAAATTAGTGTGTCGGATTATGTGAAGGAATGCCGTGCGGCTATGGTGCGAACTGGCACTGAGTGGGAAGACACAATTGAGCGAATCGGTCGCTGGGTTGAGTTTAAGGGTGCTTATAAAACCATGGACAATAATTACATGGAATCGGTTTGGTGGGCGTTTAAGAAGCTCTATGAAGAGGGTAAGATTTATGAGGGCGAAAAAATATTAATTTATTGTACTAAGGATGCCACGCCAATTTCTAAGAGTGAGGTAGCGATGGAGAACAGCTACCAGATGGATACCGACCCAAGCTTGTTTGTCTATTTTAAGCTGGAAGATGAAGATGAATATTTGCTTGCCTGGACGACGACGCCGTGGACCTTGCCGGCGAATATGGTGGCGGCAATCAACCAGGATGTTGATTATTCATTAGTGGCGTACGGCGATAAGAAATTCTATATCGCAAGTGATGCTATCGAAAGAGTTATGACCGATGAAAAACATCAACCGCTTGAATATTCAATTGTCAAAACGATAAAAGGTGCGGAATTGGTGGGCAAGCGATTTGAGCCGCTGTTTGAAAATCGCGGTCCAAATGCTCATAAAGTGCTGCATGCTGATTTCGTGACGACCGATGACGGTACAGGACTGGTGCACATTGCGCCGGCTTATGGCGAAGACGATTACGAACTATGCCGCAAGTATGACGTACCGGTGTTGTCGCTGGTGGATGGTGATGGCAACTATACTGAGGGCAGGTGGCTCGGTCGTAATATTTGGGAGGTCAATAAAGAGATTGCCAAGACATTGTTGGAGGAAGGCCGAGCGCTGAAAATTGACTATATTCGCCATGAGTATCCGCATTGTCACCGCTGCGGCACAAAACTGATGTATCGAGCGCATCCGAGCTGGTTCATGGATATTCAAAGTCAGAAAAAAGAAATGCTAGAGGCAAATGAACAGACTCATTGGACTCCAGATAATCTGCGGACGGGGCGATTTCATAATATTATAGAGCAGGCGCCGGATTGGAATTTGAGCCGTGATCGCTATTGGGCAACGCCGATTCCAGTGTGGAAAGGCGTCAAGAATGACGGCACGGAAGTTGTCAAAGTGATTGGTAGTTTTGCGGAATTTGAAGAGCTGACGGGGCGTAGGCTAGATGATTATCATTTGCCGCAAGTGATGGACGTGACGTTTGAGTGTGATGGAGTGGAAATGCGGCATATCGGTAAGGTGCTCGACTGCTGGTTTGAGTCTGGCTCAATGCCGTTTGCTCAGTTCCATTATCCGTTTGAAAACAAGGAAAAATTTGAAGCGAGTTTTCCAGCCGATTTTATCATTGAAGCGATTGATCAGACCCGTGGTTGGTTTTATAGTTTGACAGCGGTCAATGTGGCATTATTCGGTAAATCGCCGTGGAAGAATTTGATTTGTACTGGATTCATCAACGCGGCAGACGGCAAAAAGATGAGTAAGAAGTTAAAAAACTACACCGATCCGATGGAATTAATGGATAAAACGTCGGCTGATAGTTTCCGTTTTCTCATGCTATCTAGTCCGCTGACAAATGGCGAGAACTTTGCGCTAGCGGATAAGGATGTCATGGATGTAGCGCGCAAGCTCAGTATGATCTGGAATATGTATGATTTCTTCACGATGTACGCTGAGGTCGATGGCTGGGAATTTTACGGCGAGCTGAAAGATCCGCTGGGCGAGTTGACTAATCCGTTGGATATTTGGATTGTTAGCCGCTTACATCAATTGGTGACGGATGTTGAAAAGGGTCTTGATGATTACAATTTACAAGATGCCACTAAGCCGATTTTGCCATTCCTCGACGACGCTTCCAACTGGTACGTGCGCCGCAGTCGCCGCCGTTTCTGGAAGTCTGAAGACGATGGCGACAAGAACGATGCTTACCGGACGCTACATTATGTACTGGTACGTTTGAGTTACATTTTGGCGCCGTTTACGCCGTTTTTGGCCGAGGAATTGTATCATAATTTGACGGGTGATAACGAGTCGATTCATTTGAAGGATTGGCTGCCAGCTGGTGCGGTGGATGAGCAGGTTCTAGCCGATATGTCCCGTACGCGTGAATTGATCAACAATGGTCTTAGTTTGCGTATGAAGCAAGATGAGCATCAAGCATCAATTAAGGTTCGCCAACCGCTGCAGTTTGCGGCATATGCGGGTGCGAAATTGGCTGAGTATTACGAGCAGATTATGGCCGAGGAGCTAAATGTTAAGGAAATTCGCTGGATTGAGAATTTAGACGAGCACTTGGCGGACTATGATGTGACCGAGGGCGCGATCAAGCCAGAGAGTTGGATCGAAATTAGCAAGCACTTAACGCCCGAGCTCAAACGCGAAGGTTTGATGCGAGAAGTCATTCGCCACGTCCAAAGCGCGCGCAAGAAGGCGGGATTGCAAGTGGACGATCGGATTATACTACAGCTGACGACGAATGACGAGCAGCTCCGCCAAGCGATCGATGAGCATGCTGAGGCGATTGCTACTGAGACGCTGGCGGTGTTTGGCGAGGTACATGACAATCAGTCGACAGCGACGGTTGAAGGGGCTAAGCTCGAGATTGCTCTTGCTGTTGTAAAATAGTCATCACGATAAAAGTTGCGACCTCAAAATTGATGCACGGCGAGCGTTTTCTTGGTCTCGCACTGATCGGACATTCATGACCTTGGCGATCGCCATACAACGCGGTACAATGGGTCTATGTGTAATCTAGCAGTTCTCAGTCAGTTACTCTTTTTTGCGCGAGCTGGTGGTGGCGGGTCAAGTTCTGGCGGCGGCGGTGGCGTTGCCCTTTTCGGGATACCGATGGTAATTGCAATTTCGGTAAGTGGTTTTGTGAAAAAAACTACCCAGTCAAAGATGGCCGCCATAGCGGTCGGGTTTTTGGCCGGCCTACTCGCCAGCTTGTTCTACCTACTCGGCGGTGTTGTTATTTTTATCCTGGTGGCCATCTCGGCATTGGTCGGTGCGATTATCGGGGCATTTACAGATAAGATCAGCCGTTTTCGCAAAGGCAGCGAGGCTGCAAAACAGGCCGTTCAGCAAGCAGCTACCCAGGACAGCGCCTGGAACGAGCAGGGTATTGTCAATTATGCAACGACGGTGTTTAATCGGTTTCAGTATGATTGGGAGCGGATGGATTTGCCGTCAATTCAGCAGTACGTCACGCCGAATTATGCGCGGCACATCGGACTAATGTTGTATGCCCTACAACAGATGGGGCGAGTCAATCGCATGAAGAATGTGGCGGTCAGTGAAGCGATTATCACCCGGGCGTATGATGATGCGAATGATCAGAATGACCGAGTAAGTGTGAGTTTTGTTGCCTCGGCAAATGATGAGCTGGTTGACGTGGCGAGTGATGCGGTGCTACATCGTGATACGGGCGAGTTTGGTGAGCAGTGGAACTTTGTGCGCTCGGGTGATGGCTGGCTACTAGATAGTATTGATCAGGAAACGGAAGATCCCGCACAGCTTGTTGCCTCTATGCAGCAGTTTGCAGCGCAATACGACATGTATTTCAGTCCGGATTGGGGGCGGTTACTGCTACCAACTCGCGGTGAATTATTCAAGGGCGGCTTTAAGGGTACCGACATCAATAACCACATCATTGGGTTCTGGACGGGTAATTTATTGGTGCAGCTATACACCTATGTGGCTGACGCTTCAAATACCGATTCGGCGGCTACGTACATTATCGGGCAGGTTAATTTGCTAAAGTCGTATGGTGGGATTTTAGTGGAGCGTCGGGATTCGCGCTTCCTGAAGCGGTTCAGAGCGCCGTCGGGTTATAAAAAAGTAGAACTGGAGTGGGGTGACTTTAACAAGCGCTACCAAGTCTACGCCACCGATGAGAACCAGGTGACGAGCTTTGAGCTGCTCAATCCAAGTTTCATGGCCTGGTTGTACGATCAAGACATTAAGGTTAATATTGAGGTGGTAGATAATATTGTTTATCTCTATGCCAAAATTTCCACTGGCGAGATGCGCTACGGGGAGATGATGGATATTTTGCAGAAATCACATAAAGAACTCAAGATGTAAGGAGGAAATATGATTACCAAAGCTATTATTCCGGTCGCTGGTTGGGGTACACGGATGCTGCCAATCACCAAATCGATTGAAAAGTGTATGCTGCCGATTGGCAATCGACCGCTGATTGATTACGTGGTGCAGGACTGTTTGGCGGCCGGCGTGCGCGAGCTGATTTTTGTGGTTGGCGAGCAGAGTTCACAGTTAGAGAGCTATTATCGGAGCAATATTTTGCTCAACGATTATTTGCGGAGCCGGGGTAAGGATGACAAGTTGGCTCTGGTGGCGCCGATCGATGCGAAGCTTCACTTTGTGACGCAACCGAGCTACGGCAAGTATGGCTCAGCAGTGCCAGTGGCCTTGGCGGCGGACTATCTCGAGGATGGCGAATCGGCAGTGGTGCTGATGGGTGATGACTTTATGTATAATGCCGATGGCTCAAGCGAAGTGGCACGGCTGTTGGCAGCAACGCCAGACGGTCAGTGTAGTCTGCTGGCCCAGGAAGTGCCGGGTGATGACATTAGTCGGTACGGGGCGATTGTAATGGATGAAGACGGCAATTTTGTAGAGATCGTGGAAAAGCCAAAGCCAGAAGAGGCGCCGAGCCACTTTGCCAACATCGGTAAATACGTCCTCACCAAACAAGTTATCCAGTCTTGTGCTGATGTTGAAATATCGCCGCGCGGCGAGTATGAGTTGACCGATGCAGTCAGTAATTATGCTCGGGCCGGCGGTGTCGTCAAGGTTGTGCCAGCGGTAGGTATGCATTTGGACGGTGGTAATGTCGAGGGCTGGTTGCACGCAAACAATGTGGTGTGCGGTCGGTCGGGGTCGTGTTCGAGTTGACATTGATACTCCGGACGGTGTAGCTGTCGGTGGGATAATTGAAGCTGGCAGTAGCCTTGATTTACCACTGTGTCTCTGGTACAATAGAACGGATTGAAAACTAATTTTTAAGGAACGAAATGAAAGCAGTCGTAAAAATCTCTGGCAAACAATACATTGTCAGCGAAAAAGAGTCCCTCTTGGTGGATCTCCTCCCTGAAGGCACAAAAGAACTCACTCTCGACGCACTTTTAGTGATTGATGGTGATAAAACAACAGTTGGTACACCAACCGTAAAAGGTGTGGTAGTGAAGGCAAAAGTTGCTGAAGCAGAAGTCAAGGGCGACAAAATCCGCGTCATCCGCTACAAGAGCAAAAAACGCGTTCACAAAGAAACGGGTCATCGCCAGAAGTACACCAGGATTGAGATTACCTCGATCAAATAACCGATGAATTAGCATACCGCCCCGTGATGAGGGCGGTATTTTTATGGCCGAAACTATGGTACAATGAGGTAAGCAGAAGGGGTATCGATGACGAAGATTATTGCGGTGACAAATCAAAAGGGCGGCGTCGGCAAGACGACGACTTCAATCAATGTGGCATATTTTTTGGCAAAAGCCGGTAAGCGGACGCTGATCGTTGACTTTGATCCGCAGGGTAATGCCACCAGCGGCCTTGGCATTGATAAGCAAGAGCTGGGCATAACGATGACCGAGGTAGTGACTGGTCAGGCAGCCTTGAATAATATAATTATTCAGACCGACATCAAGAATCTATCGATCGCACCAGCCACGTCGCACTTAGCAAATACCGAGGTTGAGTTGGCCCAAGCCGAGGGGCGGTTTGTGCGGCTGCGCCAGGCGCTGGCGAGCCTCGCTGGGTATGATTATGTGATCATTGATAGTCCGCCGAGTCTGAGTCTGCTGACCGTGAATGGGCTGATCGCAGCGCAGTACGTCCTATTGCCGGTGCAGGCAGAGTTTTATGCACTCGAGGGGCTGGGGCAACTGATGGAGACGATGAAGTTGGTTCGCAAGGGGCTCAATCCGCATCTGCGCTTGCTCGGCGTGGTGACCACCATGGTTGATTCGCGAACGACTCTATCGAGCCAGGTGTACGATGAAATTAAAAAGCATTTTGCCGATACGATTTTCAAGACGACGATTCCGCGTAATATTCGCCTCGCTGAGGCACCAAGTCATGGCGTGCCGGTTGGTGTGTACGATCGTTTCTCAAAGGGATCGCGGGCCTACCACGCACTGACCAAAGAAATTATCGAGAGGATTGAAGGATGAAAAAGGGACTTGGGCGGGGGTTTGATTCGCTGATACCGACAAATTTGTTTGACGAGGCTTTTGACCCGACGGCTGGTCAAGATGCGACAATGTCGCAATTACGCCAGATACCGATTACCGATATTACTCCAGATCCAGATCAGCCGCGGCGGTTCTTTGATGAGGAGGCACTGCGTGAACTGGCCGATTCGATTCGTCGGCATGGCGTGGTGCAGCCGATCGTCGTAACGCCACATGGGGCGCAGTTCATGATCGTGGCTGGCGAGCGGCGCTGGCGAGCGGCGCAGCTGGCTGGATTAATCGAGATACCGAGTATCATTCGCAGTTTGAGCGATCAGCACCGATTAGAGGTGTCACTGATTGAGAACTTGCAGCGGCGCGACCTCAATCCGCTGGAAACGGCGACGGCCTACATGAAGCTACGCGACCAGTTCAATATGACGCTGGAACAAATCGGCCAGCACGTCGGCGGTAAATCGGTCAGCGCCATTAGCAATACACTGCGCCTCTTGAAATTACCGAGCGTGGTGCGGACGGCGCTGTTTGAAAATAAGATTTCTGAAGGGCAGGCGCGAACATTGGTGGGGCTGCCAGATGACGTGGCGGAGGATTTATTGCAGCAAACGATTGATCAGGGCTGGAGCGTGCGTAAGCTCGAGCAGATGATCGCTGCCTGGAAGCGGGCACAGCAGCCGTCGGGCCCCGCGCCAACTCCAAAGTCAGTCAAGCAGCCGCACGCCTCGTCGGTAGCGCGCCTGTCGAAAAAACTCCGTACTGACATCACGGTTCGCACCAGTAAGCGCGGTGCCGGTCAGATTATCATCCCGTTCAAAGACCAAGCGGATTTTGAGCGGATTCGCGACTTGATTGGCTGATTATTAAAACCCTCTGATCTGTGTGAAGGGGAAAATACGGGCGATGACCGGCCCGACGATATCGTATAGCGGAATGTTGCCCATGCAGTTACGCGAGTCACACGAAAAATTACCCTCACGATTATCACCCATTACGAAAATTGTCCCCTCAGATACTTTGGTATCGACATCGCCGGAGGTGGGGGACTTTGGTTCGTTTTTGTTGACGGTTGTATCGGGGTTAAAGCCGTTCGGATGTTCACTGTTATAAACGGTGACGACGCCATCCTTGACGGTGACGCGCTCACCCGCGAAAGCGATGACCCGTTTGACGATATATTCATCGTGACCGAGGGTTGGATTGTAATTAGGATTTTTAAAGACAATAATTTGACCGCGCTGGGGGATATACTGTTTATTTTGAAGCTGTTTGATCGTGACTGATAGTCGGTCGACGATCAGGCGGTCGTTGGTGTGCATGGTGTTTTCCATGCTTGGTCCCTGCACGCCAAAACTACGAAAGACAAAGGTGTTTATCAAAATCGTCCCGATAATCACCCCAATCACAAAAATAATCAGTCCCAGACTGTCCCTTAGACGAGGGTGTCGATCGAGAAAATGAGCATCCATCCGCCTTATTATACATGGTTTGGTGGCGAAAACCAAAAGCTTGATCGATAGAGAAGTGTGCTATAATAAGGAGCAGTGAAAATTTCAAATAGGAATTCGGTCGATGGATTTGTACCGCGGAGGGCTCAGCGGTCTCGTTTGGGTGGTGTATCGCCGGAGCAGGTAGCTGCTCATCCTCGTCAGGCGGAGCAGCCTACCCCGCAGATACTTGGCCGGCAGCCGATCCAATTACCGCGCCAGTCACTGTCACAAGCTGATCGGGTGCGCCTCGCGGCTTCGTCAACTGCTGATATCGACGAAGATATTAGCAATTCGCTCAAAGATCTTGACATCCAAAAGCCCGAAGCACCCCGTGAAAAGCGCAAGAAATCGCATAAAAAACGTCGCAAGCTAAAGATTATTATCCTGGTGATCGTGGCGCTGATAATTCTGGTGGGTGGATTTTTGCTGTACAAGGCGTGGGTCAATGCGGGGCGAGTGTTTGGTAGCGGTAATCTAATTGACTTGTTTCAGAATCAACCGCTGAAAATGGATGCACACGGGCGGAGCAATATGCTGATCCTCGGTACGACGGATGATGATCCAGACCATCCGGGCGCAACGTTGACCGACTCAATGATGGTGCTGAGTGTTGATCAAAAGAAGCACGATGCCTATATGTTTAGTATTCCGCGCGACTTATACGTGCAGTTTGGGCGAGTTTGTAATTCTGGTCGTGCCGGCAAGATTAACGAATATTTTGACTGTGTTGCCAAGGGTAATGATGAACAGGCTGAAAAGAAGCGGATAGATGCCAGCCGCGAGTTTGTTGGCAAGATTTTTGATATGGATATACAGTACGTAGCACACGTTAATGCTCAGGTAATCAAGGACGCGGTTAATGCGGTTGGTGGTGTGACGGTGAATGTTCAGAGCGACGATCCACGAGGTGTGTTTGACCCGAGCGTCGACTGGATGTGTCGGGAGAAGGGTCTATCAGCAGAGCAGCGGAAACGGCGCTGTCCGACGGGGCATTACATTCATTTCAAGAATGGGCCAAATGAGATGGACGGTGACAAGGCGCTGTATTTCTCGCGAGCGCGTGGAGCGCTGGGCGGTTCGTATGGGCTGGACAAGTCGAACTTTGACCGCGAGAAAAACCAACAGTTGGTGCTGATGGCGCTCAAGAACAAGGCAGCCTCGACAGGCACGCTGACTGATCTTGGCAAGGTGACGGCGCTGATGGACGCCATGGGCAAGAATCTGCGCACTAACGTTGATGCCAAGGAAGTCCGTACGGTGATGGATGTTGCTTCCAAGATCAAGGATACGGACATTCACCGCCTCAGCTTTATTGAAAAAGATAATGTCCTGCTTGGCACGAGTAGTGTTGGTGGCGCCAGTGTGGTCGTGCCGACAGCTGGCCAGTTTGATTATTCGCAAATTCGATCGTTTATCAAGGTGGAAATATACGGTGATGCACTTGCCAAGGAAAAGGCGCGCGTCCTGGTGCTCAATGGCAGTGGCGTGGTCGGAGCCGCCAAATCCGAAGCTGATCGCCTAAAGGCGGCATCACTCAACGTGGTAAGCGTTGGCAATTCACCACAGAAAATTACCGAAAAGTACAGGGTTTATCAGCTGGAGTCAGGCAAGTCCAAGCAGGCTTCTGCCAACAAGATTAAAGAACTGTATGGTGTAACATTAACCGAAGGCAAACCGCCATTTAACCTGCCAGCTGAGGCTGACTTCGTAGTGATAATCGGGCCGTAATTTGGTATAATAGGGTGGCAATGGAGTTTCTGAAAAAAACAGCCAGGCGACGGTCGCTTCTCAGTAATATCGCTTATTATGCACTCAATTTAGGGATGGTGGCAGTCTTGTTCTGGATGTCGCAGGAGATTCATTATCCGTTGGCGGCGATTGTGCTGGTACTCTTAAGCAAGTGGCGGACATTGTCGGTGCGCCCTAAGTTTTGGCTAACGAATATTCAAGGAAGCCTGGTTGACGTGGTGGTTGGTCTCGGTGTGGTGGCGCTGATGTATGCGCCGCAGGCGACGCTGGTGCTACGAATTGCGCTAGCGGTATTTTATGCGATATGGCTTGTCGCTATCAAGCCGCTATCAAAGCGCTGGCAGATGACATTACAGGCGGGTCTCGCGGTATTTATCGGCACGGCAGCACTGTT harbors:
- a CDS encoding isoleucine--tRNA ligase, which codes for MKFKHGTRRRAAEYEKDWVQHWKDDDTFNKSVENRPANNSWVFYDGPPFLTGTPHHGHLLVSTVKDTMGRFHTMKGQRVERRWGWDCHGLPAEVYVEKTLGISNKKEIGAKISVSDYVKECRAAMVRTGTEWEDTIERIGRWVEFKGAYKTMDNNYMESVWWAFKKLYEEGKIYEGEKILIYCTKDATPISKSEVAMENSYQMDTDPSLFVYFKLEDEDEYLLAWTTTPWTLPANMVAAINQDVDYSLVAYGDKKFYIASDAIERVMTDEKHQPLEYSIVKTIKGAELVGKRFEPLFENRGPNAHKVLHADFVTTDDGTGLVHIAPAYGEDDYELCRKYDVPVLSLVDGDGNYTEGRWLGRNIWEVNKEIAKTLLEEGRALKIDYIRHEYPHCHRCGTKLMYRAHPSWFMDIQSQKKEMLEANEQTHWTPDNLRTGRFHNIIEQAPDWNLSRDRYWATPIPVWKGVKNDGTEVVKVIGSFAEFEELTGRRLDDYHLPQVMDVTFECDGVEMRHIGKVLDCWFESGSMPFAQFHYPFENKEKFEASFPADFIIEAIDQTRGWFYSLTAVNVALFGKSPWKNLICTGFINAADGKKMSKKLKNYTDPMELMDKTSADSFRFLMLSSPLTNGENFALADKDVMDVARKLSMIWNMYDFFTMYAEVDGWEFYGELKDPLGELTNPLDIWIVSRLHQLVTDVEKGLDDYNLQDATKPILPFLDDASNWYVRRSRRRFWKSEDDGDKNDAYRTLHYVLVRLSYILAPFTPFLAEELYHNLTGDNESIHLKDWLPAGAVDEQVLADMSRTRELINNGLSLRMKQDEHQASIKVRQPLQFAAYAGAKLAEYYEQIMAEELNVKEIRWIENLDEHLADYDVTEGAIKPESWIEISKHLTPELKREGLMREVIRHVQSARKKAGLQVDDRIILQLTTNDEQLRQAIDEHAEAIATETLAVFGEVHDNQSTATVEGAKLEIALAVVK
- a CDS encoding NUDIX domain-containing protein translates to MKQEIISQDPDLKVSVLKTSFVYRNQVIQAEWFDVDDKTVIPDLPWQQIYVIGDLDGKVPLVYYAHGRENLPGGHTEPGETLEQTLCREVQEELNVRVAEWRPIGYQVLTNPDGRIDHQFRAVAKLEKLGEFAGDVGGSVIGYRLVDIDEVNQRIGYGDIGERMIARAKNILKSMVIVRDRIFKKNIKG
- a CDS encoding ClbS/DfsB family four-helix bundle protein, whose amino-acid sequence is MPIPAYKSALQHAIRHECAALWPLLEAAAPWADELVIPGQIKGTMMNPHQLASYLLGWATTVLEWGSAYHQTHTVPTIITTGYGAVAQKFYMQYADIAYSAVLTKLDETVAAIDQLIEQTSEDDLYRVVWYRTKTSGREYTMARIIELNTVAPLRNAHGRLRKAMEERG
- a CDS encoding competence protein TfoX, whose amino-acid sequence is MASSQAFIEYFKEQLTASGAGEIYCRKMFGDYGVYCDGVFFALVCDDTFFIKITEAGKVILGKNYSTGLAYSGAKMPMFKIDDFEDYDLMRQLIQVTCAELIKKGKGKK
- a CDS encoding vitamin K epoxide reductase; the encoded protein is MFDMLRKWLSNKDSKRRQFAALALLLGSSLGLLASFVLSIEALTLAKNSHAALNCDLNSVISCSAVANHWSATLLGFPNSFIGMMTLPVMVTIAVALLAGTKFPKWFMWGAQLGAVAGLLFAGWMFYMSYVEIGALCPWCLTLDAGMLLVCYGLTRYNVVTRMVGGRRMRKFVDRGFDTFLLALVTVVIVVVILATFGRELFA